One window of Hymenobacter sp. BRD128 genomic DNA carries:
- a CDS encoding ABC transporter substrate-binding protein, with product MQASYLAKLKDRATWQRLQKRYPQSKLIGRYYADYLLGSGTLADADRQQLDALVTQFKLDRSRYAPALAPAAPAAPRAQPRKGTYNIGVLLPFELQDNSWQTQRRNQFVTDLYAGLRLAQDSLQRAGHPVQLFAYDTGADTLTLKGVLALPELAGLDLLIGPVYKSGARLLARYAREHQIICINPLSQDADLVADNPYHYLYSPSAATQARAAAQFAAVSFGTGRPAVLLHEDSKDENDFAAAYQAAYEAAGGHITASHAFRPDDPASLSAAFLPAELTGASHVVVASDNRKAGPAAFTALGTVPAASRPALLVPGTWLDNPSLGVGQLGSAGVYYYHPKYFDKNGLGYRRFRQLYLAKQNLPPSVFASQGFELLLFFGNALQQYGPAFQGGLASAPVQPGAIFEGLSYPGGAHDNQAVPLLKLSNLEPQLLR from the coding sequence ATGCAAGCCAGCTATTTAGCGAAGCTGAAAGACCGCGCCACCTGGCAGCGCCTCCAGAAGCGCTACCCGCAAAGCAAGCTCATCGGCCGCTATTATGCTGACTACCTGCTTGGTAGTGGCACCCTCGCCGACGCCGACCGCCAGCAGCTCGATGCCCTCGTGACGCAGTTTAAGCTCGACCGCAGCCGCTACGCCCCGGCGCTAGCCCCGGCGGCGCCAGCCGCGCCCAGGGCCCAGCCGCGCAAAGGCACCTACAACATTGGGGTGCTGCTACCCTTTGAGCTGCAAGATAATAGCTGGCAAACCCAGCGCCGCAACCAGTTCGTGACCGACCTCTACGCCGGCCTGCGCCTAGCCCAGGACTCGCTCCAGCGCGCCGGCCACCCAGTGCAGCTATTTGCCTACGATACCGGCGCCGACACCCTCACGCTCAAAGGCGTGCTCGCCCTGCCCGAGCTGGCGGGCCTGGACCTGCTCATCGGGCCGGTGTATAAGTCGGGCGCCAGGCTGCTGGCCCGCTACGCCCGCGAGCACCAGATTATCTGCATCAACCCGCTGTCGCAAGATGCTGATTTAGTGGCCGATAACCCGTATCATTACCTCTATTCGCCCAGCGCCGCTACCCAGGCGCGGGCGGCGGCGCAGTTTGCGGCCGTGTCGTTTGGCACCGGCCGCCCGGCCGTGCTGCTGCACGAAGACAGCAAGGACGAGAATGACTTTGCCGCTGCCTACCAGGCCGCCTACGAGGCCGCCGGCGGCCACATCACGGCCAGCCACGCCTTTCGGCCCGACGACCCGGCTAGCCTAAGCGCCGCCTTTTTGCCCGCCGAGCTGACGGGGGCTAGCCACGTCGTGGTGGCCTCCGACAACCGCAAGGCCGGCCCGGCTGCCTTCACGGCGCTCGGCACCGTGCCCGCCGCCAGCCGCCCCGCCCTGCTGGTGCCCGGCACCTGGCTCGACAATCCCAGCCTGGGCGTGGGCCAGCTCGGCAGCGCGGGCGTGTATTACTACCACCCCAAGTATTTTGATAAGAATGGCCTGGGCTACCGGCGCTTCCGGCAGCTCTACCTGGCCAAGCAAAACCTGCCGCCGTCGGTGTTTGCCAGCCAGGGCTTCGAGCTGCTGCTGTTTTTTGGCAATGCCTTGCAGCAGTATGGCCCAGCTTTCCAGGGTGGGCTAGCCAGCGCGCCGGTTCAGCCGGGCGCCATCTTCGAAGGTCTCTCCTACCCCGGCGGCGCCCACGACAACCAGGCCGTGCCGCTGCTCAAGCTCAGCAACTTGGAGCCGCAACTACTGCGGTAG
- the dgt gene encoding dGTP triphosphohydrolase: MSWSRLLSTRRYPDRPAEVPTPGRSPYLADYDRVVFSSAFRRLQRKTQVMPLPETDFVHTRLTHSLETACVGRSLGRLSARRVLENDPSLTAELPDFAQDCGDIVAAACLAHDIGNPPFGHSGEDAISAYFASRAAERFITGLSAAQQSDLQHFEGNAAGFRILTHTYPALSSGSAGLGLTYATLGAFTKYPRPSVIDAEKQKGGASEKKYGHFQAENPRFKLVAEELGLQAKDGPAGFYHRHPLAFLVEAADDICYRIIDFEDGLKLGLIDHERGLALLRELRAAAPSARPKGAGSSGLTWRDWQEELGYLRATLIGQLVDETATRFAYHAPAILAGTYDASLVKELTGYEFLQEIQRLSIEKLYRSRPVLEIEAAGFEVLGGLLDAFLCAIFDSKNNHRSRKLLDLLPAQYRATGHQAGASAYEQILLLTDYVAGMTDQHALSLYKTIKGIELPKGF, translated from the coding sequence ATGTCCTGGTCCCGCCTGCTTTCCACCCGCCGCTACCCCGACCGCCCCGCCGAGGTGCCCACGCCCGGCCGCTCGCCCTACCTGGCCGACTACGACCGCGTAGTATTCTCGTCGGCCTTCCGGCGCTTGCAGCGCAAAACCCAGGTAATGCCGCTGCCCGAAACCGACTTCGTGCACACCCGCCTCACGCACTCGCTCGAAACCGCCTGCGTGGGCCGCTCGCTCGGCCGCCTCTCGGCCCGCCGGGTGCTCGAGAACGACCCCAGCCTAACTGCCGAGCTGCCCGACTTCGCCCAGGACTGCGGCGATATCGTGGCTGCCGCCTGCCTGGCCCACGACATTGGCAACCCGCCCTTCGGCCACTCGGGCGAAGATGCCATTTCGGCCTACTTCGCCAGCCGCGCCGCCGAGCGCTTCATTACCGGGCTCAGCGCCGCGCAGCAAAGTGACTTGCAGCACTTTGAGGGTAATGCCGCGGGCTTTCGCATTCTCACCCACACCTACCCGGCGCTCAGCAGCGGCTCGGCGGGTTTGGGGCTAACGTATGCCACGCTCGGGGCATTTACCAAGTATCCGCGCCCGTCGGTTATCGACGCCGAGAAGCAAAAAGGCGGGGCTAGCGAAAAGAAATACGGCCACTTCCAGGCCGAAAACCCGCGCTTTAAGCTGGTAGCCGAAGAGTTGGGCCTGCAAGCCAAAGACGGCCCGGCTGGCTTTTACCACCGCCACCCGCTAGCCTTTTTGGTAGAAGCGGCCGATGACATTTGCTACCGCATCATCGACTTTGAGGATGGCCTTAAGCTCGGCCTCATTGACCACGAGCGGGGGCTGGCGCTGCTGCGCGAGCTGCGCGCCGCTGCCCCTAGTGCCCGCCCAAAGGGCGCTGGCAGCAGCGGCCTCACCTGGCGCGACTGGCAGGAGGAGCTGGGCTACCTGCGCGCCACCCTCATCGGCCAGCTCGTGGACGAAACTGCCACCCGCTTTGCCTACCACGCGCCCGCCATCCTGGCCGGCACCTACGACGCCTCGCTGGTGAAAGAGCTGACCGGCTACGAGTTTCTACAAGAGATTCAGCGCCTGAGCATTGAGAAACTTTACCGCTCGCGCCCGGTGCTGGAAATCGAAGCCGCCGGCTTCGAGGTACTCGGCGGCCTGCTCGATGCCTTTCTCTGCGCCATCTTCGACTCGAAAAACAACCACCGTTCGCGCAAGCTGCTCGACCTGCTGCCCGCCCAATACCGCGCCACCGGCCACCAGGCCGGCGCCTCGGCCTATGAGCAAATTCTGCTGCTCACCGACTACGTGGCCGGCATGACCGACCAGCACGCGCTGAGCTTGTATAAAACGATAAAGGGAATTGAGCTGCCGAAAGGATTTTAA
- a CDS encoding DUF1361 domain-containing protein — translation MSLPALHRRLPLLFVLGLSLALSFVLIAARVLITGRPLFLFLLWNLFLAAIPFALSAALSLAARPPQARLLLPVGAVWLLFFPNAPYLVTDLFHLVPHAGVPYWYDLALIMSCAWNGLMLAFASLLDMHGLVRQRLGFWAGWGFVTVALGLSAFGVYLGRYLRYNSWDILDNPFTLAYDIVQRFLHPFHNWQTWGVTVVFWAFLLIAYATVRLLGQHQKLGVRKEK, via the coding sequence ATGTCGTTGCCTGCCCTGCACCGCCGCCTGCCGCTGCTGTTTGTGCTGGGGTTGTCGCTGGCCCTGAGCTTCGTGCTCATCGCCGCCCGTGTGCTCATTACCGGGCGGCCGCTATTCCTGTTTCTGCTTTGGAATTTGTTTCTGGCCGCCATCCCGTTTGCCCTGAGCGCGGCCCTGTCCTTGGCTGCCCGGCCGCCCCAGGCGCGGCTGCTGCTGCCGGTGGGCGCGGTGTGGCTGCTGTTTTTTCCCAATGCGCCCTACCTCGTTACCGACCTTTTTCACCTGGTGCCGCACGCGGGCGTGCCGTATTGGTACGACCTGGCGCTCATCATGTCGTGCGCCTGGAACGGGCTGATGCTGGCCTTCGCCTCGCTGCTCGATATGCACGGGCTGGTGCGCCAGCGCCTGGGCTTCTGGGCCGGCTGGGGCTTCGTAACGGTAGCGCTAGGCCTGAGCGCCTTCGGTGTGTACCTGGGCCGCTACCTGCGCTACAACTCCTGGGATATTCTCGACAACCCCTTCACGCTGGCCTACGACATCGTGCAGCGGTTCTTGCACCCCTTTCACAACTGGCAAACCTGGGGCGTAACGGTGGTGTTCTGGGCGTTTTTGCTCATCGCCTACGCTACCGTGCGCCTGCTGGGCCAGCACCAGAAATTAGGAGTCAGGAAGGAGAAATGA
- the dcd gene encoding dCTP deaminase, with protein sequence MILTDQQIRAEMERGTIVVQPYDPSCLGTNSYDVHLGRYLATYDDAVLDARRHNKITTFEMSADEGYVLQPGILYLGVTAEYTETHAHVPFLEGKSSVGRLGIDIHATAGKGDVGFCNHWTLEISVSMPVRVYPGMPIGQLIYFSLQGDVQTFYNRKQSAKYNDRTDRPVESMMWKNQF encoded by the coding sequence GTGATTCTGACCGACCAGCAAATTCGCGCCGAAATGGAGCGCGGTACCATCGTGGTGCAGCCCTACGACCCTAGCTGCCTGGGTACCAACTCCTACGACGTGCACCTGGGCCGCTACCTGGCTACCTACGACGACGCGGTGCTCGACGCCCGCCGCCACAACAAGATTACGACTTTCGAAATGTCGGCCGACGAAGGCTACGTGCTGCAGCCGGGCATTCTTTATCTCGGTGTAACCGCAGAATACACCGAAACCCACGCCCATGTGCCTTTCCTCGAAGGCAAGAGCAGCGTGGGCCGGCTAGGCATCGATATTCACGCCACCGCCGGCAAGGGCGACGTGGGGTTCTGCAACCACTGGACGCTGGAAATCAGCGTGTCGATGCCCGTGCGGGTCTACCCCGGCATGCCCATTGGCCAGCTCATTTATTTCTCGCTGCAAGGCGACGTGCAAACGTTTTACAACCGCAAGCAGTCGGCCAAGTACAACGACCGCACCGACCGCCCGGTGGAAAGCATGATGTGGAAAAACCAGTTTTAG
- a CDS encoding tol-pal system YbgF family protein has translation MTYLYRVVAHLPWQRLLVLPLLLLSLGAAAQGQLTRYRAGKTQLDQGHYAVAMQELEPLAQPINHFTQAADAGYLYAVAATRLGQWAEAEQMLNLIRNQYPTYASLNEVLYLQGQVSFEQGDYDTALRTLGQLPAEQYAAPARPCKPAI, from the coding sequence ATGACCTACTTGTACCGCGTCGTTGCCCACTTGCCGTGGCAGCGGCTGCTTGTGTTGCCGCTGCTGCTGCTGAGCCTGGGCGCCGCCGCTCAGGGCCAGCTTACCCGCTACCGCGCCGGCAAAACCCAGCTCGACCAGGGCCACTACGCCGTGGCCATGCAGGAGCTGGAGCCGCTGGCGCAGCCCATCAATCACTTTACCCAGGCCGCCGACGCGGGCTACCTCTACGCCGTGGCCGCCACCCGGCTGGGCCAGTGGGCCGAGGCCGAGCAGATGCTCAACCTCATCCGCAACCAGTACCCGACCTACGCCAGCCTCAACGAGGTGCTGTATCTGCAAGGCCAGGTGTCGTTTGAGCAGGGCGACTACGACACGGCCCTGCGCACGCTGGGCCAGCTGCCCGCCGAGCAGTACGCCGCCCCCGCGAGGCCATGCAAGCCAGCTATTTAG
- the hemL gene encoding glutamate-1-semialdehyde 2,1-aminomutase — protein sequence MTISESLFARAQELIPGGVNSPVRAFRSVGGAPVFMQAAQGAWLTDVDGNQYVDFINSWGPMILGHAFAPVQEALAKALPDSFSFGAPTRREVEMAELLIEMVPSLEKVRLVNSGTEATMSAIRVARGYTGRNKILKFEGCYHGHGDSFLIAAGSGALTLGAPDSPGVTQGVAQDTLTVPYNDLAAVEAAIAANPGQIATIIIEPVVGNMGLVAPARGFLAGLRGLCTQHGIVLLFDEVMTGFRLAPGGAQERFGVTPDMTTLGKIIGGGLPVGAYGGRADIMNQVAPAGKVYQAGTLSGNPLATAAGLAQLRYLHEHPEVYQQLEATSTRLADGTRQIAKELGLNYTVNQVGSMFSLFFTPEPVTNLEDAKKADLPAFGRYFHAMLQRGIYLAPSQFEALFISTAITDELVEKYLTACRASLIEAHA from the coding sequence ATGACTATTTCCGAATCTCTTTTCGCCCGTGCCCAGGAGCTTATACCGGGTGGCGTGAACTCGCCGGTACGGGCTTTCCGCTCGGTGGGCGGCGCGCCCGTGTTTATGCAAGCCGCCCAAGGCGCCTGGCTCACCGATGTCGATGGTAACCAGTACGTTGATTTCATCAACTCGTGGGGGCCGATGATACTCGGCCACGCCTTCGCGCCGGTGCAGGAGGCCCTGGCCAAGGCCCTGCCCGACTCGTTTTCGTTCGGCGCGCCCACCCGGCGCGAGGTCGAGATGGCCGAGCTGCTCATCGAGATGGTGCCCAGCCTGGAAAAAGTACGCCTGGTAAACTCCGGCACCGAGGCCACGATGTCGGCCATTCGGGTGGCGCGCGGCTACACGGGCCGCAACAAAATCCTCAAGTTTGAGGGCTGCTACCACGGCCACGGCGACTCGTTTCTGATTGCCGCCGGCTCGGGCGCGCTCACGCTCGGGGCCCCCGACTCGCCGGGCGTGACGCAGGGCGTGGCCCAGGATACCCTCACGGTGCCCTACAACGACCTGGCCGCCGTAGAGGCCGCCATCGCCGCCAACCCCGGCCAGATTGCCACCATCATCATCGAGCCGGTGGTGGGCAACATGGGCCTGGTAGCGCCGGCCCGCGGCTTCCTGGCCGGCCTGCGCGGGCTGTGCACTCAGCACGGCATTGTGCTGCTATTCGACGAAGTAATGACGGGCTTCCGGCTAGCCCCCGGTGGCGCGCAGGAGCGCTTTGGCGTGACGCCGGATATGACGACGCTCGGCAAAATCATCGGCGGCGGCCTGCCGGTGGGCGCCTACGGCGGCCGGGCCGACATTATGAACCAGGTTGCGCCGGCCGGCAAAGTGTACCAGGCAGGCACGCTCTCGGGCAACCCCCTGGCCACCGCCGCCGGGCTGGCCCAGCTCCGCTACCTGCACGAGCACCCCGAGGTGTACCAGCAGCTCGAAGCCACCAGCACCCGCCTGGCCGACGGCACCCGCCAGATTGCCAAAGAGTTAGGCCTGAACTACACCGTCAATCAGGTGGGCTCGATGTTCAGCTTGTTTTTCACGCCTGAGCCGGTGACTAATCTGGAAGACGCCAAAAAAGCGGATTTGCCGGCCTTTGGCCGCTACTTCCACGCTATGCTGCAGCGCGGCATCTACCTGGCGCCGTCGCAGTTCGAGGCGCTGTTCATCTCCACCGCCATCACCGACGAGCTAGTCGAGAAGTACCTCACGGCCTGCCGCGCGTCGCTTATCGAGGCGCACGCCTAA
- a CDS encoding glycosyltransferase family 39 protein, which translates to MKHRLPLLFALVKFIASLALAGYGTYELHRDEYLYLDYGHHLAWGYIEVPPLTALQSWVTLALGGGFFWVKFWPLLWGSLTIYVVVRLARRLGGGPWAQALAGVCYLTTAYGRLNLLFQPNAFEVFSFTLGTYLLVRHAQPDGRPRHLYWLGLVLGLGILNKYTTFFFGAAVLVALLLTAPRTLGRRPAWVAAGIALLVAAPTLIWQVAHGLPFRHHMALLHDEQLVHVTAAGFWKEQLLLCFAALLVWVPGLGAALRGRPQPAARVVGLVYVVGLLIITVLHGKSYYGLGYYPALFAVGAVWWQARVARPGLRAVLLGLPLLLWAPVVRDIFPILPPAAMARLSQRPLHQKLGLTRWEDGEAHPLPQDFADMLGWRELADKTWLAYRALPASTRARTLIKCDNYGEAGAINYYNRDRAMPAATSFNGSYLYWFPPWPARPYHHLLLIGEGRPGELVPYFERFEKVGEITNPYARERGLTIYLGTGPSPALLARAAAEHRAGLAAWEGNLQ; encoded by the coding sequence ATGAAGCACCGCCTACCCCTGCTCTTCGCCCTTGTCAAGTTCATTGCGAGCCTGGCGCTGGCGGGCTACGGCACCTACGAGCTGCACCGCGACGAATACCTCTACCTCGACTACGGCCACCATTTAGCCTGGGGCTACATTGAGGTGCCGCCCCTCACCGCGCTGCAAAGCTGGGTAACGCTGGCGCTAGGCGGCGGCTTTTTCTGGGTAAAATTCTGGCCGCTGCTGTGGGGCAGCCTCACGATTTACGTGGTGGTGCGGCTGGCCCGGCGGCTGGGCGGCGGGCCGTGGGCGCAGGCGCTGGCCGGCGTGTGCTACCTCACCACGGCCTACGGCCGGCTCAATCTTCTTTTTCAGCCTAATGCCTTTGAGGTATTTAGTTTTACGCTGGGCACCTACCTGCTGGTGCGCCACGCGCAGCCCGATGGCCGGCCGCGCCACCTCTACTGGCTAGGGTTGGTGCTGGGCCTGGGCATCTTGAATAAGTACACCACGTTCTTTTTTGGGGCGGCCGTGCTGGTGGCATTGCTGCTCACGGCGCCGCGCACGCTGGGGCGGCGGCCGGCGTGGGTGGCGGCGGGTATTGCCTTGCTGGTGGCGGCGCCGACGCTGATTTGGCAGGTGGCGCATGGGCTGCCGTTTCGCCACCACATGGCCTTGCTGCACGACGAGCAGCTGGTGCATGTCACGGCTGCCGGGTTTTGGAAAGAGCAGCTGCTACTGTGCTTTGCGGCGCTGCTGGTGTGGGTGCCGGGGCTGGGAGCGGCGTTGCGCGGGCGGCCGCAGCCGGCGGCCCGGGTGGTGGGGCTGGTGTACGTGGTGGGGCTGCTGATTATAACCGTGCTGCACGGCAAAAGCTACTACGGCCTGGGCTACTACCCGGCGCTGTTTGCGGTGGGCGCGGTGTGGTGGCAGGCGCGGGTGGCGCGGCCGGGCCTGCGCGCGGTACTGCTCGGGCTGCCGCTGCTGCTGTGGGCGCCCGTCGTGCGCGATATTTTCCCGATTCTGCCGCCGGCCGCAATGGCGCGCCTCAGCCAGCGGCCGCTGCATCAAAAGCTGGGGCTCACCCGCTGGGAAGACGGCGAGGCGCACCCTTTGCCCCAGGATTTTGCCGACATGCTGGGCTGGCGCGAGCTAGCCGACAAAACCTGGCTAGCCTACCGGGCTTTGCCCGCCTCAACCCGGGCCCGCACCCTCATCAAGTGCGACAACTACGGCGAGGCCGGCGCCATCAATTACTACAACCGCGACCGGGCTATGCCCGCCGCCACGAGCTTCAATGGCAGCTATTTGTATTGGTTTCCGCCGTGGCCGGCGCGGCCCTACCACCATTTATTGCTCATTGGCGAAGGCCGCCCTGGCGAGTTGGTGCCCTACTTCGAGCGCTTTGAGAAAGTGGGCGAAATCACCAATCCCTACGCCCGCGAGCGGGGCCTCACCATTTACCTGGGCACTGGCCCTAGCCCGGCGCTGCTGGCCCGCGCCGCCGCCGAGCACCGCGCCGGGCTAGCCGCCTGGGAGGGCAACTTGCAATGA
- a CDS encoding prolyl oligopeptidase family serine peptidase translates to MHKYLLLFTGWASLPALAQQAPKKPLDHSVYDQWQSVARQRISDNGKYVLYQVRPQQGDAVLYLKTAENQLLRQVSRGDSALFTADSRFAVFAIKPRFQDVRQARIKKKKPEQMPKDSLGVYTLATGKLTKYADVKSFQLAEKAPVLTFLAVKPAIKDSLKKAPVDTIKKITDRLLETKKEGAPLTVMNLATGQKRSFESVTDYQLSKAGNKVAFAVSAPKNNKTLRSGLFVYDLASNELRQLSKGKGVYKNLAFDEAGQQLAFTAEKYPEKALIKPFSLYYSDFGRDSARVLLAPSASVLKPGWSPSGFGKLTFSDNGEKLFFGTAPDPIPQDTTLVDFEHAKVDIWNYKDDYLQPMQLKNLKKDLQRNYQAVIYPKQGNKFFQLEDEYLRDSYLADNNNAEYVLAVTDTAKRISMQWEGSTRKQAYLVSTRTGQRLAINPKASKSRFQISPQGNYAVWYDDAAKAWFAYSVASRQTVNLTQKTGVSFADEENDLPTDPEAYGVAAWTRNDEAVLLYDRYDIWKINPKTGRATNFTNGLGRQQKLRFRYHLPVEKQKFIEPNEELLLLTQNDVDKTWGYYRKPIASTKAPVRLAMAPMTYSNVEQARHARRYLYTKSSVSQPADLYVSTDLQHETRLSAINPQQKDYNWLTAELVHWTTPKGHAATGVLYKPENFDPSKKYPLVAYFYEKLSDNLYRYVAPAPSASTVNPALFASNGYLIFMPDISYTVGEPGPSAAEYVNSGVEELKKNAWVDGAHIGIQGQSWGGYQVAYLITQTNMYAAAWAGAPVVNMTSAYGGIRWESGQSRQFQYERTQSRIGGTLWEKPELYIRNSPLFSLPKVQTPVVIMSNDADGAVPWYQGIEMFTDLRRLGKPVWLLQYNGEAHNLVKRENRKDISIRELQFFDHYLKGAPAPVWLSTGVPAVEKGRNWGLEVSSK, encoded by the coding sequence ATGCACAAGTATTTACTCTTATTCACCGGCTGGGCTAGCCTGCCGGCGCTAGCCCAGCAAGCGCCTAAAAAGCCCCTTGACCACTCGGTGTACGACCAGTGGCAGAGCGTGGCGCGCCAGCGCATCAGCGACAACGGCAAGTACGTGCTGTACCAGGTGCGGCCGCAGCAGGGCGACGCCGTGCTCTACCTCAAAACGGCTGAAAACCAGCTGCTGCGCCAGGTAAGCCGCGGCGACTCGGCGCTGTTTACGGCCGATTCCCGGTTTGCGGTGTTCGCCATTAAGCCGCGCTTTCAGGACGTGCGCCAGGCCCGCATTAAGAAGAAAAAGCCTGAGCAGATGCCCAAGGATTCGCTCGGCGTGTATACCCTGGCCACGGGCAAGCTCACGAAATATGCCGACGTGAAGTCGTTTCAGTTGGCCGAAAAGGCGCCGGTGCTGACTTTCCTGGCTGTAAAGCCGGCTATCAAGGACTCGCTGAAAAAGGCGCCCGTTGATACCATCAAGAAAATCACCGACCGGCTGCTCGAAACCAAGAAGGAAGGCGCGCCGCTCACGGTGATGAACCTAGCCACTGGCCAGAAACGTAGCTTCGAATCGGTGACCGACTACCAGCTCAGCAAAGCGGGTAATAAGGTAGCCTTCGCCGTTTCGGCGCCAAAAAACAACAAGACGCTGCGCTCGGGGCTGTTTGTGTACGACTTGGCTAGCAATGAGCTGCGCCAGTTGAGCAAAGGTAAGGGGGTGTACAAGAATCTGGCTTTCGACGAAGCCGGTCAGCAACTGGCCTTCACCGCCGAGAAGTACCCCGAGAAGGCCCTGATAAAGCCATTCAGCCTGTATTACTCCGATTTTGGCCGCGACAGTGCCCGTGTGCTGCTCGCCCCGAGCGCCAGCGTGCTGAAGCCGGGCTGGTCGCCGAGCGGGTTTGGCAAGCTCACGTTCAGTGATAACGGCGAGAAGCTGTTTTTTGGCACCGCGCCCGACCCCATTCCGCAGGATACGACGCTGGTCGATTTTGAGCACGCCAAGGTCGATATCTGGAACTATAAGGATGACTACCTGCAACCCATGCAGCTCAAAAACCTGAAGAAGGATTTGCAGCGCAACTACCAGGCGGTCATCTATCCCAAGCAGGGCAATAAGTTTTTTCAGCTCGAAGACGAATACCTGCGCGATTCGTACCTGGCCGATAACAACAACGCCGAATACGTGCTGGCCGTGACCGATACCGCCAAGCGCATTTCGATGCAGTGGGAGGGCAGCACGCGCAAGCAGGCTTACCTGGTATCGACGCGCACCGGCCAGCGCCTGGCCATCAACCCGAAGGCGTCGAAGAGCCGGTTTCAGATTTCGCCGCAGGGCAACTACGCCGTGTGGTACGACGACGCGGCCAAGGCCTGGTTTGCCTACTCGGTGGCTAGCCGGCAGACCGTAAATCTGACCCAGAAAACCGGCGTTTCCTTCGCCGATGAGGAAAACGACCTGCCCACCGACCCGGAGGCCTACGGCGTAGCGGCCTGGACCAGGAACGACGAGGCCGTGCTGCTTTACGACCGCTACGATATCTGGAAAATCAACCCCAAAACAGGGCGAGCCACCAACTTCACCAACGGCCTGGGCCGCCAGCAGAAGCTGCGCTTCCGCTACCATTTGCCGGTGGAGAAGCAGAAGTTTATCGAGCCCAACGAGGAGCTACTGCTGCTAACGCAGAACGACGTAGACAAAACCTGGGGCTACTACCGCAAGCCCATCGCCAGCACCAAGGCGCCCGTGCGGCTGGCCATGGCCCCGATGACGTATTCGAACGTGGAGCAGGCCCGGCACGCGCGCCGCTACCTCTACACCAAGTCGAGCGTGAGCCAGCCGGCCGACCTGTACGTGAGCACCGATTTGCAGCACGAAACCCGGCTCAGCGCCATCAACCCGCAGCAAAAGGACTACAACTGGCTCACCGCCGAGCTCGTGCACTGGACCACGCCGAAGGGCCACGCCGCCACCGGCGTGCTCTACAAGCCCGAGAATTTTGACCCGAGCAAGAAGTACCCGCTGGTAGCGTACTTCTACGAGAAGCTTTCGGACAATCTCTACCGCTACGTGGCGCCCGCCCCGAGTGCCTCCACGGTAAACCCGGCCTTATTTGCCAGCAATGGTTACCTCATTTTTATGCCCGACATTAGCTACACTGTGGGCGAGCCCGGCCCGTCGGCGGCTGAATACGTGAACTCGGGCGTGGAGGAGCTGAAGAAAAACGCCTGGGTCGATGGCGCGCACATCGGCATTCAGGGCCAGAGCTGGGGCGGCTACCAGGTGGCCTACCTCATCACCCAAACCAATATGTACGCCGCGGCCTGGGCCGGCGCGCCGGTCGTGAACATGACCTCGGCCTACGGCGGCATCCGCTGGGAATCGGGCCAGAGCCGGCAGTTTCAGTACGAGCGCACCCAGAGCCGCATCGGCGGCACGCTGTGGGAAAAGCCCGAGCTATATATCCGCAACTCGCCGCTGTTCTCGCTGCCTAAGGTGCAGACGCCGGTGGTCATCATGTCGAACGATGCCGACGGCGCCGTGCCGTGGTACCAGGGCATCGAGATGTTTACCGACCTGCGCCGCCTGGGCAAGCCCGTGTGGCTGCTGCAATACAACGGCGAGGCCCACAACCTGGTAAAGCGCGAAAACCGCAAGGATATTTCCATCCGCGAGCTGCAGTTTTTTGACCACTACCTGAAGGGCGCGCCGGCGCCGGTGTGGCTCTCCACGGGCGTGCCGGCCGTGGAAAAAGGCCGCAACTGGGGCCTGGAAGTGTCGAGCAAGTAA
- the gldC gene encoding gliding motility protein GldC, whose protein sequence is MIKKSEIRFSIALDDQKVPEAISWQATDAGPDIQFAKAINVAIWDRNADATMKIDLWTKDMPTDAMKYFVVDNIGSMAETIQTATGDKKMAEMMRKLCKDLSDYIDEQGATNQ, encoded by the coding sequence GTGATTAAAAAATCAGAAATCCGTTTTAGCATTGCTCTCGATGACCAGAAGGTGCCCGAGGCCATCAGCTGGCAGGCCACCGATGCGGGCCCCGATATTCAATTTGCTAAGGCTATCAATGTCGCTATTTGGGACCGCAATGCGGATGCGACGATGAAAATCGACCTCTGGACCAAGGACATGCCCACCGATGCCATGAAGTATTTTGTGGTCGATAACATCGGCTCGATGGCCGAAACTATCCAGACGGCCACCGGCGACAAAAAAATGGCCGAGATGATGCGCAAGCTCTGCAAAGACCTCAGCGACTATATCGACGAGCAGGGCGCCACCAACCAATAA